The following coding sequences lie in one Rutidosis leptorrhynchoides isolate AG116_Rl617_1_P2 chromosome 6, CSIRO_AGI_Rlap_v1, whole genome shotgun sequence genomic window:
- the LOC139856016 gene encoding uncharacterized protein, whose protein sequence is MSRICAIGFCFYLEKELWNSPLRIAMTNRSSCPPLYSLVLTHVKLSNCHFPPSSPSFCGFQNLLSLDVSQVTFGSEFCEIIKMSPLLEILKIGDEDPVPMLNLSELLKLKKLKIISLPLYAIDCMDITNSLIVHGGPYLPDLEELLLSFTYPDVDVEEVISGKLVCETFSRVKNLTLTFVDFDSSDVLPLVYEIIWGFPNLQNLTIQGLDEYEDRSIELSTSIGQLQLQNVVFENFEGSLNELLFIKKLLACTPLLKKITIRPDRYRHFDGHEFAESLLSFERASSIAEVDLDMS, encoded by the exons ATGTCAAGAATCTGTGCGATAGGCTTCTGTTTTTATCTAGAAAAGGAATTATGGAATTCACCCTTAAGAATAGCAATGACGAATCGGTCGAGTTGCCCGCCTCTATATTCTCTTGTCTTAACTCATGTAAAGCTTTCTAACTGTCACTTTCCTCCAAGCTCCCCTAGCTTTTGTGGTTTTCAAAATCTTTTGAGTTTGGATGTATCTCAGGTTACATTTGGTAGTGAATTTTGTGAAATTATCAAAATGAGCCCGTTACTTGAGATATTGAAAATAGGCGATGAAGATCCTGTTCCAATGTTGAATCTCTCTGAGCTTTTAAAACTTAAAAAACTCAAGATCATATCATTGCCATTGTATGCGATTGATTGTATGGATATCACAAACTCTTTAATCGTTCATGGTGGACCTTATCTTCCAGACCTTGAAGAGCTTTTATTGAGCTTCACCTATCCTGAT GTTGACGTAGAAGAAGTAATTTCTGGAAAGTTGGTGTGTGAAACCTTTTCCCGTGTGAAGAATCTTACGTTAACCTTTGTAGATTTTGACTCCAGTGATGTGTTACCATTGGTTTATGAAATAATTTGGGGATTCCCAAATTTGCAGAACCTTACAATCCAA GGTTTAGACGAGTATGAAGATCGATCAATTGAATTAAGTACTTCAATCGGGCAGTTGCAACTACAGAATGTGGTGTTTGAGAATTTTGAAGGTTCATTGAATGAATTGTTGTTTATCAAGAAGTTACTTGCGTGTACTCCTCTGCTAAAAAAGATTACTATTCGTCCTGATCGATACCGACACTTTGATGGCCACGAATTTGCTGAATCATTGTTGAGTTTCGAACGAGCCTCAAGCATAGCTGAAGTAGATCTTGATATGTCTTAA
- the LOC139853565 gene encoding putative B3 domain-containing protein At3g28853: MGKNCEEKGTREIPVMMSQQDDWPIRKVLTSSDVDINHPFLTLPGKSVDDHILLYWASQAREQLRNEHQINVNARDDDTGDVYLMKLKWRGSYYNLIGKWGQIIRGKMLQVGQEIKVRWDNGCLVFSVPQ; this comes from the exons ATGGGGAAAAACTGTGAAGAGAAAGGGACTCGGG AAATTCCTGTGATGATGAGTCAGCAAGACGATTGGCCAATTAGGAAGGTGCTGACATCATCTGACGTGGACATAAACCATCCGTTTCTGACATTACCTGGGAAGTCAGTTGACGATCATATTCTTTTGTATTGGGCGTCACAAGCACGAGAACAGTTAAGAAACGAGCACCAAATAAATGTGAATGCTCGAGATGATGATACGGGTGACGTGTATTTAATGAAGTTGAAATGGCGCGGGAGTTATTATAATTTGATAGGCAAATGGGGTCAGATTATAAGAGGGAAGATGTTACAAGTTGGACAGGAGATTAAAGTTCGTTGGGATAACGGGTGCTTAGTTTTTTCGGTTCCTCAGTGA